A window from Synechococcus sp. MU1643 encodes these proteins:
- the moeB gene encoding molybdopterin-synthase adenylyltransferase MoeB, with translation MHDQPMLSADERGRYARHLILPEVGPAGQLRLKSASVLCVGSGGLGSPLLLYLAAAGVGRIGIVDGDVVELSNLQRQVIHSSSGVGGSKARSAAARIHDLNPHCQVEVHEHMLTVGNALDLIGAYDLVCDGTDNFPSRYLINDACVLLGKPLVYGSVQRFDGQVSVFNSTPTSPNYRDLLPEPPPPDAVPSCSEAGVMGVMPGLIGLLQATEAIKLITGIGDCLDGRLLVVDALAMRFRELTLRVDPDRPKVESLIDYRQFCRPASSEMEAITVTELKALLDSAPDKIALVDVRNLAEAEVASIEGSHLVPLASLESGEAIDRVRALAEGRRLLVHCKLGGRSARAVELLGQQGIAATNVTGGIDAWSQQVDPVIPRY, from the coding sequence ATGCATGACCAACCGATGCTGAGTGCTGATGAGCGGGGGCGCTACGCCCGCCATCTGATCCTTCCCGAGGTTGGTCCTGCCGGTCAGCTCCGGCTGAAGTCTGCTTCTGTGCTCTGTGTTGGCAGCGGGGGACTGGGATCTCCTCTGCTGCTGTACCTGGCCGCGGCAGGTGTGGGTCGCATCGGAATCGTGGATGGAGATGTGGTGGAGCTCTCCAATCTCCAGCGGCAGGTGATCCACAGCTCCAGCGGGGTTGGTGGTTCCAAGGCCCGCTCGGCCGCCGCGCGGATCCACGATCTCAATCCCCACTGCCAGGTGGAGGTGCATGAACACATGCTGACTGTGGGCAATGCCCTGGACCTCATCGGTGCCTACGACTTGGTCTGTGATGGCACTGACAACTTTCCCAGCCGGTATCTGATCAACGACGCCTGTGTGTTGCTTGGGAAACCCCTCGTCTATGGCTCCGTGCAGCGCTTTGACGGCCAGGTCAGCGTGTTCAACAGCACGCCGACGAGCCCCAACTACCGCGACCTGCTGCCGGAACCACCTCCGCCGGACGCTGTTCCATCCTGCTCGGAGGCTGGTGTGATGGGTGTGATGCCTGGGCTGATCGGTCTGCTCCAGGCCACCGAAGCGATCAAATTGATCACCGGCATCGGTGACTGCCTGGATGGTCGACTTCTGGTGGTTGATGCCTTGGCGATGCGATTTCGGGAACTCACCCTCCGCGTTGATCCAGACCGACCGAAGGTTGAGAGCCTGATTGACTACCGCCAGTTTTGCCGTCCGGCGTCATCGGAGATGGAAGCCATCACTGTCACGGAACTGAAGGCCTTACTCGATTCAGCTCCAGACAAGATTGCGCTTGTCGATGTGCGCAATCTTGCTGAGGCAGAGGTGGCTTCGATTGAAGGAAGTCACTTGGTTCCGTTGGCCTCGCTGGAGAGTGGAGAGGCGATCGATCGCGTTCGTGCTTTGGCTGAGGGACGGCGCCTTTTGGTGCACTGCAAGCTCGGGGGGCGCTCTGCGCGTGCTGTTGAGCTGTTGGGTCAGCAGGGAATCGCGGCCACGAATGTGACCGGTGGAATTGATGCTTGGTCGCAGCAGGTGGATCCTGTAATTCCCCGCTACTGA
- a CDS encoding M67 family metallopeptidase: MRTTKSFTISAERIGAARSTPSVLQIDYRCHTDLRRMLLAPHPEEGCALLLGQRTNAGCLRLITIWPCCNVWGRGASGQRPVHDRRRRFLVDPREQLAAQRWARDRHQCCLGVAHSHPASEPVPSPHDRRWGEAESLMLILSASLGLRAWWLHGDRSVDEIPIQLWDTQNHA; this comes from the coding sequence ATGAGAACGACTAAATCCTTCACAATTTCAGCTGAGCGTATCGGTGCAGCGCGGTCTACGCCATCCGTCCTGCAAATTGATTACCGATGCCACACGGATTTGCGCCGCATGTTGTTGGCGCCTCACCCCGAAGAAGGTTGTGCCTTGCTGCTGGGACAACGGACAAATGCAGGCTGTTTGAGGCTGATCACGATCTGGCCCTGTTGCAATGTCTGGGGACGAGGGGCATCCGGTCAGCGGCCTGTCCACGATCGTCGTAGACGGTTTCTGGTGGATCCCAGGGAGCAGTTAGCAGCCCAGCGATGGGCCCGGGATCGCCATCAATGTTGTCTTGGTGTAGCCCACTCCCATCCGGCGTCCGAGCCCGTTCCCTCGCCCCACGATCGGCGCTGGGGGGAGGCTGAAAGTTTGATGCTGATTCTCTCTGCCTCGCTTGGCCTGCGGGCCTGGTGGCTGCATGGTGACCGCAGCGTGGATGAAATCCCGATTCAGCTCTGGGACACTCAAAACCATGCATGA